Proteins from a genomic interval of Streptomyces sp. TLI_235:
- a CDS encoding membrane protein, with protein sequence MPMKPPDPEGRSSLFGRLRRRVGRSAAGRGWRRGSALELWQRSLGFAALGFLTLVPLLIVISAADPANGQGFAQWLGEGLGVSATSRKKVEQLIALPGQTLQTTTAFSLAALAVFGLSFGAAVQTTYEKIWGLPPARWWARWRHAVWLAALIGLLLLSATTTLWRQTPLGGVAAVLSAVLFLWWSQRMLLGGRVPWIALLPGAVATTAGLLGLRVFSRLVFSPLIATNTLAYGPIGTVLVIQSWLVGVGAVVYGGALAGRLLHDEYPRLEGALKRRR encoded by the coding sequence ATGCCGATGAAGCCTCCCGATCCCGAGGGCCGCTCGTCCCTGTTCGGGCGGCTGCGCCGCAGGGTCGGCCGTTCGGCGGCCGGGCGCGGATGGAGGCGGGGCAGCGCTCTCGAACTGTGGCAGCGGTCGCTGGGCTTCGCGGCGCTCGGGTTCCTCACCCTCGTGCCGCTGCTGATCGTCATCTCGGCGGCTGACCCGGCGAACGGGCAGGGCTTCGCACAATGGCTGGGCGAAGGACTCGGTGTGTCGGCGACCTCCAGGAAGAAGGTCGAGCAGCTGATCGCCCTGCCCGGCCAGACACTGCAGACCACGACGGCGTTCAGCCTCGCCGCCCTCGCCGTTTTCGGCCTGTCCTTCGGAGCGGCGGTGCAGACCACCTACGAGAAGATCTGGGGCCTACCACCGGCCCGCTGGTGGGCCAGGTGGCGGCACGCCGTGTGGCTCGCCGCCCTCATCGGACTCCTCCTCCTGTCCGCCACCACCACCCTGTGGCGGCAGACCCCGCTCGGCGGCGTCGCCGCGGTGCTGAGCGCCGTCCTGTTCCTCTGGTGGTCGCAGCGGATGCTGCTCGGCGGCCGGGTCCCCTGGATCGCCCTGCTGCCCGGCGCCGTGGCCACCACAGCCGGGCTGCTCGGCCTGAGGGTCTTCTCCCGGCTCGTCTTCTCGCCACTGATCGCCACCAACACCCTCGCCTACGGACCGATCGGGACCGTCCTGGTCATCCAGTCCTGGCTGGTCGGCGTCGGCGCCGTGGTCTACGGCGGCGCACTGGCCGGCCGGCTGCTCCACGACGAATATCCTCGCCTGGAAGGTGCGCTGAAACGACGAAGGTGA